CCTAAATGAACAAGTGATCAATTTATTAAAACAAGCAATACACAAACCTCAACCTCCTCTCAAGTTCCTCATTTCCCCTGAAACGGACAATACTTGGGAAGAACGCCGTCAAGCTATTCCTGATGTTTTAGCAAAAATTCAAGCGCGATTAGAACAGCGTCAGAAGCTTTCTGTTCAGAAACTCGATAGTACAATGTTACTTCGAGAGGATAGGAATAGATGAATTCCCCGTTACGGTGTGTGATTGATGCCAGTGTCGCCATTAAGCAATTTGTTCCAGATCCTTTATCATCCCAAGTTTTTCAACTTTTTGCCCATTTAGGTACGGCTGAAACAGAATTTTTTATTCCTGATTTGTTTTATATCGAAATCGCTAATATTCTTTGGAAATATGTCCGTGCAGGGCTTTATGCAGCCGGGGATGTTCCTATCGATTTAGCTAATCTCAAACAAATACCGTTGCACGTTGTTTCAATGGCTGAGTTAATGGAAGACGCTTTTAATATTGCTATAACCTATG
This DNA window, taken from Planktothrix sp. FACHB-1365, encodes the following:
- a CDS encoding type II toxin-antitoxin system VapC family toxin, with the protein product MNSPLRCVIDASVAIKQFVPDPLSSQVFQLFAHLGTAETEFFIPDLFYIEIANILWKYVRAGLYAAGDVPIDLANLKQIPLHVVSMAELMEDAFNIAITYGISAYYGSYVALSKRVNAPLLTLDKKLVNTLANTSYNVRLFNDFLIPPSS